The genomic segment GTCATCGAGGTGCGCCCAGGCGAGAAGGTACCCTTGGACGGCACGATTGTTAAAGGCAGATCGAGTCTGAACACGATGGCCCTGACGGGCGAGAGTGTGCCCCTGGAGGTGAACGAAGGTGACGACATCATCTCGGGCAGCATCAACCTGAGTGGCGTCATCGAGGTGCGCACCACCAAGGCCTTTGGCGAGAGTACCGTATCGAAGATCATCAAACTGGTTGAGGACGCAGGCGAGCATAAGTCGCAGAGCGAGGCTTTCATCACCCGCTTTGCCCGTATCTATACGCCCATCGTGGTGTTCCTGGCCCTGGCCATTGCCGTTATCATGCCCATGGGCATGGCGTTTGCCGTGGCTGGCCTCTCATCCACCTTCTTTAATGCCTTCTGGGGCTTCTTCCCCCTGTGGCTCTATCGTGCGCTGATGTTCCTGGTGGTCAGCTGTCCCTGCGCCCTGGTTATCAGTGTGCCCCTCACCTTCTTCGGAGGTATTGGCAGTGCATCGAGAAAGGGCGTGCTGGTGAAGGGTGCCAACTATTTGGATATCCTGTCGAAGGTCGATACCGTGGTGTTCGACAAGACAGGCACACTGACCCATGGCCGCTTTTCGGTGGTGGCCGTACACCCTGAGGTGTGCAGCGAGTATCAGTTGCTGCACCTGGCCGCTCACGTGGAGCACTCTACCACCCATCCCATTGGTGCAGCCCTGCGCGATGCCTTCCCCAGCGAAGGTACCGATGGCTGTAAGGTGACCGATGTGGAGGAGATTGCCGGCAAGGGTATCCGTGCCAAGGTGGGCGACAAGATGGTTTGCGTGGGCAACACGAAGATGATGGACATGGTGGGCGCCAAATGGCACCACTGCGATCATGGCGACGAGGGCACCATCGTGCATGTGGCCATTGCCGAGGTGGATGCTGTGCTGAGGGTGCAGCCCACGGCCTATGTCTATGCCGGTCATATTGTGATTAACGACCAGGTGAAGACTGACAGTGCTGAGGCTATTGCGCAACTCAAGCGCCTGGGTGTGAAGCGGACGGTGATGCTGACGGGCGACCGCGAGGAGGTGGCCCATCGTGTGGCCAATGAGTTGGCCATCGACGAGTATCACGCCGAACTGCTGCCCACAGACAAGGTAGAAAAACTCTCTGCTTATCTCTCGTCCCATCCTTCACATCCTGTGAAAACAGCGTTCGTGGGCGATGGCATCAACGATGCACCTGTACTGGCACGTGCCGATGTGGGTATTGCCATGGGCGGCCTGGGCAGTGATGCGGCCATCGAGGCTGCCGACGTGGTACTGATGGACGATCAGCCTACGAAGATTGCCACGGCCATGCGTATTGCCCGTCGTACCCTGGGCATTGCCCGACAGAATATCTGGTTTGCCATTGGCGTGAAGGTGGCCGTACTCATCCTGGCCTTCTTCGGTCTGGCCACCATGTGGCTCGCCGTCTTTGCCGATGTAGGCGTCACAGTACTGGCTGTGCTCAACGCCATGCGTGCCCTGAAGGCATAAAAGGTATCATTAACTCTCTCTGCATCGTTGAATAATTCATTCAGATGCAGAGAGAGTTAATGGTTATCTTATCAATACTTTTCCCCCATGTCTTAAGTAGATACGTCCTTTAATAGGTTTATTTATCTTCTTTCCTGTAAGGTCATAGAATATGGGATGCAGGTCTTCTTGTTCCTGCACATGGCCTGCGATGGATGTTGTCCCGGGGAAGTTGTCTGTCTCAATAATGTTATTAAAGTAGTTCCAGCCCCATGCATTTCGATATAACTCTGCAGTGCCGATAGGAACGTAGACTGGTATGTCATTTGAAGCCATCAGTTCACCGCCACTATATGGTCCAAAAGGAGTATCCCCAGGATTTGCTGGACTATCTTCACATGTGGGAGGAACAGTTGCTGCGCAATAAATCCGCTTTAGTCCTCTGCAGTAAGCACAGGCTTCACCTCCAAGGGTCTTAAGTGTAGACGGAAAAACTAATTCCTCCAATGAATTCATATAAAAAAAAGCATAACTTTCAACCTTCTCCAATCCTTCTGGCAGATGAATTGTTTTCATAGGTTTACAATCTGTGAATGCGTATCCTCCGATTTTCTTTATCGTTGATGGAATATTGACTTCTTTAAGATCCAGACAGTAGCATGCGAAAGAGTGAGGAATTGCAGTAATGCCTTCTGGTAGATGAATCCTTTCAAGGCCATAGTTTAATTGAAAATGGGAAGCCCCACTTAGTAATTGGCAGGAGTTTGGGATATAAACTTCTTTTAGCCTACAGGCATAGAAGGCAGCGTCTCCAATCTCCTCCAATCCTTCTGGCAGGTTCACTTTGGTTATTTTGGCGGAGAAGAAAGCCCCAGCTCCAATCTTTTTGATGGTGCTTGGAAGTACGACTTCTCCAGTCAACGACCTACAATTCTGAAATGCAAGACTAGCAATTTCCTTCATGCCCTCTGGAAAAATCAAGGGGTCTGTTTTCAGACTGATGCACTCGGAGAAACTGTAGTTGTTCAGTCGGCGCAAGGTGGATGGAATATTGACGTCCTCAAGATAAATGCAGTAGGAAAAGGCCCCATAACCAATTTCTACCACTCCTTCTGGAAGAATCATTCTTCTGAGTTTGATGCAGTCAATGTATTGCCAGTCGGGAGTTAGTTGTTCCTCTAGATGACAGAATGCGTTCTTAGGGATAACGCCGCCTTCTATGTTAGCGTTCTCTAGGTTGATGACAGACAGATTACCATAGAATGAAGCGTGCCACATGGTTTTGAAGTCATCTTCGTTGATTGGACCTCGAACGACGAGCGAGTCAATGCTATCAACATCTGCCCCCAGCAATCCAGCCACTTCGCCGGTGTTACTGGTGGTTATATCTTTATATGTTTGGGCATTTATTTCAGTCAAACTACATAGCAATGCTAATATAAGACTAAATAAAAGAGGCATCTAAATTATCTTTAATATGGAAAATAATAGTGATTCGCGAGGGTCAAGCACCCTCGCGAATCACTATTTGAAGAATTAGAGAATTATCTTTTTTTGATCAATTACTTCTCCGTTTATATGATAGGTCACAATGTATAATCCGCTTTGGATTCCTGATGTATCAATAGAGATGTTTTTTGTTCCAGGTTGTATGTCCTCAGCCAACCTTATTGTACCATTTTGAGCAGACACAACTGATAAGGTTGAGTTTTGAGGTGCATCATTATTTAACTCTACTGATAAGCTTTTAAGAGAGCTAGCCGTGGTAATGTTTTTAATACCAT from the Prevotella sp. E15-22 genome contains:
- a CDS encoding heavy metal translocating P-type ATPase; the encoded protein is MSHEHHHEHECCGHEHKHHHEHHHEHHHEHEGRRQLLTIAAAVVLLIAAVVVEKTLELPTWQLLLVYLIPYLVVGAGTLKEAAEGLAHGDPFNEHFLMTVATIGALCIGFLPGAESEFTEAVFVMLFFQVGEYFEGLAEGKSRASISHLMDIRPDVARLAGQEETVSPDKVAVGSVIEVRPGEKVPLDGTIVKGRSSLNTMALTGESVPLEVNEGDDIISGSINLSGVIEVRTTKAFGESTVSKIIKLVEDAGEHKSQSEAFITRFARIYTPIVVFLALAIAVIMPMGMAFAVAGLSSTFFNAFWGFFPLWLYRALMFLVVSCPCALVISVPLTFFGGIGSASRKGVLVKGANYLDILSKVDTVVFDKTGTLTHGRFSVVAVHPEVCSEYQLLHLAAHVEHSTTHPIGAALRDAFPSEGTDGCKVTDVEEIAGKGIRAKVGDKMVCVGNTKMMDMVGAKWHHCDHGDEGTIVHVAIAEVDAVLRVQPTAYVYAGHIVINDQVKTDSAEAIAQLKRLGVKRTVMLTGDREEVAHRVANELAIDEYHAELLPTDKVEKLSAYLSSHPSHPVKTAFVGDGINDAPVLARADVGIAMGGLGSDAAIEAADVVLMDDQPTKIATAMRIARRTLGIARQNIWFAIGVKVAVLILAFFGLATMWLAVFADVGVTVLAVLNAMRALKA
- a CDS encoding leucine-rich repeat domain-containing protein — translated: MTEINAQTYKDITTSNTGEVAGLLGADVDSIDSLVVRGPINEDDFKTMWHASFYGNLSVINLENANIEGGVIPKNAFCHLEEQLTPDWQYIDCIKLRRMILPEGVVEIGYGAFSYCIYLEDVNIPSTLRRLNNYSFSECISLKTDPLIFPEGMKEIASLAFQNCRSLTGEVVLPSTIKKIGAGAFFSAKITKVNLPEGLEEIGDAAFYACRLKEVYIPNSCQLLSGASHFQLNYGLERIHLPEGITAIPHSFACYCLDLKEVNIPSTIKKIGGYAFTDCKPMKTIHLPEGLEKVESYAFFYMNSLEELVFPSTLKTLGGEACAYCRGLKRIYCAATVPPTCEDSPANPGDTPFGPYSGGELMASNDIPVYVPIGTAELYRNAWGWNYFNNIIETDNFPGTTSIAGHVQEQEDLHPIFYDLTGKKINKPIKGRIYLRHGGKVLIR